The Carassius carassius chromosome 28, fCarCar2.1, whole genome shotgun sequence region CTAGTGTATTATAGTAATACTTAACATTTATTCCAAATTAAAATGTCAGAATCACAGGATGAGTGTCAAACACAATTTCAGTACATTCATTTTGATACATTATAGCATATATAAtagttaataaatacataaataggacataaaaaataaaatacattaaatacgcTCAAAAGTTATAAATAGGTCAATATACCACAAATACCATTGTTTTTTCGAACCTTTAAATTCCTTATTATTTCTACAACGAAACACGTAAGATAATAAACATCATATTAGCTTAAAATAATTATAGGAGTTGTAGTGCCCTTGGTATAGCGCTCATGACTGAGTACATAGTACACAGTGCACGGCTCTCACTGCATCTGATGTTTTTTAGAACCAAAACATTATGTTACAATGCAATAAGGACTCAGCATTAGTCAAACTACTTTAAAGCGAATGCCCTGAGAACATACTTTGGAAGTTTTAACGTAAAACACTTGTCTTCATACCGTGCCACACAACTCATGTGGCTAACAAATTACAGGGCAAACACTCCAAAGAAAGTTTTGGCATAATCTTCTTCGACGTCGGTCATGCGGCTGGTTTTGGTCGCCAGCTTGTCGCCCTCCATGAGCTTAAAGACGGCACCCAGGTAGATGGTGCTGTACGTGGTCTTCCCATCATCTTTTGACTGGCATACAGAGTGGGCCGAATTCTGCAGAGGCTTCCACTGTTCCACCGCATCCGTATAACGCCAGATGCTGTGGCTCAGGAATTTCATAGCATCATCGTCTTCATTGTTTTCGTCCAATTTGCACTGTATGGCATAGGACACTTGGCTGTATACAAAGTAAAGGCCGTCGGCGGGAATGTGAATCTCATTGTTGTCCAGCTTGAGGCCGCCCTGTTCAAACGACTGATCCACGCCGCTTACCCACTTCAGAGAATCTGATTTCGGGTTGCTGTTATGCTCACCTGCAAACACAGAAGATAAATGTGTGAGAAGATGACCACAGGCACTTCGAAAGTGTTAGAATGGTAACAATGTAATGCAAACTCATTCCTATGAAACCTAactgaattaaatgtatataatccTACAATTGGAGGTCATAAAATAGCAGAAATGGGCCTGTTCCCAATTTGGGTTAAAGATCAGTCTTTATCTTCAGTAGAGCATGTGATAAAGTAAGTTTACTGGAGTCTCCCCACCTCTTGCCGCCCACAGAGAGccaaatgttttactgtattgaaTTACGTTTTACTACAGTGGGAAATCCACATTAGTTCATGTTGAATGATAAAAGCAGCTCTGTGCCAACAAGCTCCTTTTTGAGAATCGTATTTTTTGAGAATCTGATAAGATGAACTTGGCTAAGAATACCAAACTCAGTCTTTTGAAATGACATAACCTATATGACGAATATGAACCCGGTGCACAGAGAAAAGTCAAAGATGCAATCTGAGACGCACCATGTAAATGAATGGCTGCTTTTGTTTTCTCCGCAATCTGCTTCAGCATTCTTTCTTGCTCTGTGGAAAAGAGGATTGGAGTCAGTTTCACAGTTTGCTTCAGTTGCCAATAatgattaaatgaatgtttagaaACTAGAAAAGCAAGAGTTCAAGAATCCAAACATTTTCATGGCTATCCGTAATAAATTGGTAGAGTTTCAATTAACCATTTTTGTAAAATTGGCTTACTCCACTTTGACCCCTAAATTTTGGGGTTAGGAGAAGACCTCCACgcttatttttctaaaaatcttacatttatatacaatatttgATGGTAAATTATTTTCGCTCAGAAAttgcaaatgtaataataatgttgaCAGCCTAAAAAATTGCCAGCTTGTAAAACAGTTACATTTTCTCACGAGTCTGGGTTGAAAACCTAAATTTGAGCTTTGAAAAGTGCTAACAAAGACGGGATGCTGGGAATATTTTTTTACCTGATTGTGGGCTGATTTGTTTCTccgaaaaaaatttaatttctttttggtcctctttctgtaaaaaaaaatagacattgCAAATTTTGATTAtcaaaggctcatttaaaattaggTTGCACTGTTATGTACTTGAATGATATAATCGTCCTACACTAAAGTTTCAGTCTTACCGTTAAATGCCAGGCGAAGAAAACAGCCGCcactgcacagagggcgagaaaaGCGACAGCAGCAACTGTCTTCCATATCCAGCTTCTGGAGGACTTCAGCGGTAAGGGTACCACTGTTGTCTGATAAACTCCCCCTGCGCCGGCTTCCAGATCTACTGTTGTTTCGTATTGCACCATACTGTTAGTTCTCTGAGATGTGTTCCTTATTGAGTGAGCTTTTGAACTGAAGTTATCTGCTTGCTAAACACTCTggtatatatacatttactaCAAATGGGGAAACTCCAGTGATGTCAGCTAGCTTGAGGAACAGAGGTAGgtttgaaaagggaaaaacacccTCAGCTCTCAAACACCAACtttccacccacacacacatactaacctCCAgacagcactcacacacacaccctcacactctGTGTGCCAAATAGTAGCATAACACATCCTCTTTACACTTACATGCTTACATTCAAATTATGCTTAATGTTTTTTGTGTGGTTCACTTTATAAGTTTAATTAATCTCATACTGCATTTGTATTATGCTCAAGATCATAAGTTAACTTAATGTAGTTTTAAATTAGAAATCACATGAACTtttgatttgtttaaatatatgtattcatAATAGGATTAACGTGGTCTGATAAGCCAGTCATCAATGGCTTTTTAAAGAAGGTTAAGCATTTCTTAttgagttttttttatgtaatgtaagTACATTATTTGATTAGTAAATAAGCAATTTCATAATCTCCTCTGATTTCGCAATAAAACCCGATgaaccagctccagctccagctccagctcca contains the following coding sequences:
- the tnfb gene encoding tumor necrosis factor b (TNF superfamily, member 2), translating into MVQYETTVDLEAGAGGVYQTTVVPLPLKSSRSWIWKTVAAVAFLALCAVAAVFFAWHLTDQKEIKFFSEKQISPQSEQERMLKQIAEKTKAAIHLHGEHNSNPKSDSLKWVSGVDQSFEQGGLKLDNNEIHIPADGLYFVYSQVSYAIQCKLDENNEDDDAMKFLSHSIWRYTDAVEQWKPLQNSAHSVCQSKDDGKTTYSTIYLGAVFKLMEGDKLATKTSRMTDVEEDYAKTFFGVFAL